GTACATCTTGATTTCTGCATTCGAGATATCCAATATTTTCAGATGGTCGAATTCGTCACGGAGATGCCGGAAGTCCTCTGCGTTCAGTTTTCCGGTCAATGTGAGGTGGGTGACACTGTTGGCTTCCTCTTCGGTCATCATGGAAATCAGCGTACCGGGCTTACTCACATAATACGTCTTGCTCACTTGGGCTGCGGCTTCTAATGTGTTAGCGGCCAGTAAGAAACTTATCAATAGTAGTTTAATTTTCATAATTTTGTAGATTTGTTCTGACAAATATAGGAAAAATAGAGAATACATGATGCTTTTTTATGTTTTATATCTAATTTTGTAGCCGGATTAACAAATTGTAAAAATGGAGGCAGACAATATGGGTGGGAGGAAAGGGCCCTCAAGACTTCCTGTGTGGGCATGTATCCCACTGTTTATTGTGGTACTTTCCATCTTTATTGGATTGTATGGTACACTGGTCAGCGGATGCTTGTCGTTGGTTCTTGGGGCGGAGGCCCGTCATTCGGGAGTCGTAGGGTATATTTTCGTAGAGGTCGGTATGCTTTTGGCCGTTCTTACTGCTGCCGTAATCTTGCTTCGTCTCGAACGTCGTCCTTTTTCTGATTTGGGACTTTCCCTAAAAGGACATGCCAGTGGAGTGTGGTATGGTCTTCTGATGGCAATCTTCCTCTATCTGCTGGGTTTCGGAATCTCTGTTGTTGGGGGAGGAATAGAAGTCATCGGTTTTCAGTTTAATCCGTTGGATTTGTGGGAGTCGTGGGTATTTTTTCTGTTAGTGGCGTTGTTTGAAGAAATTTTGATGCGCGGCTATATTCTCGGACATCTGCTTCATACTCATATGAATAAATTTCTGGCAATTTTCGCCTCGTCAGCATTATTCGCGTTTATGCATATTTTTAATCCGGAAATAGCTTTTCTGCCGATGCTTAATCTATTACTTGCCGGTATGCTGTTGGGTACTTCTTATCTATATACCCGGAATCTGTGTTTCCCGATCTCCCTTCACCTTTTCTGGAATTGGATTCAAGGTCCGATTCTAGGTTATCAGGTAAGTGGAAATAATTTCACGACGAGCATGCTGACTTTGCGTATACCCGAAAAAAATATACTGAATGGAGGAGCCTTCGGTTTTGAAGGCTCACTCATTTGCACAGTACTTATGATTGTTTTTACAATTCTGATGGTGTGGTGGGGAGAAAAAAGAGAAGCAATCAGTCTTGCGGTACTCCGATCGTGCTAAGTTGAATCCGTTTCCGGTCATTATCTACATTCATCACTTTGACCATGACGTGTTGATGGATGGATACCACTTCCGTCGGATCGGAAATGAACCGTTCCGCTAATTGAGAGAGGTGTACCAGTCCATTCTCCTTAATACCGATATCGACAAACGCTCCGAAATTGGTGATGTTACCAACGATGCCCGGAAGAATCATTCCTTCGCGCAAGTCGGCTATGGTACGTACGTTCTTGTCGAATTCGAATACTTTGATAGCCTTACGCGGGTCACGTCCCGGCTTGTCGAGTTCCTGCAGGATATCTTGTAAGGTGGGCAGGCCGACGGTAGGAGTGGTGTAGTCGGAGATGTTAATCTTCCGTCGGAGTTCCTTGTCGGCTATCAGTTCATCGATGGTACATTTTAGGTCTTTGGCCATTTGTTCTACGATGTGGTAGCTTTCCGGGTGTACGGCGGTGTTGTCCAGTGGATTCCTGGCTCCGGGAATGCGGAGGAATCCGGCACATTGTTCGAAAGCCTTGGCACCCATACGCGGGACTTTCATCAACTCTTTCCGTGAACCGAAAGCACCGTTTTCCGCCCGGTAGTTGACGATGTTTTGAGCCAGTTGCGGTCCCAGTCCCGAGATATAAGTCAATAGATGGCTGCTTGCTGTATTCAGGTTTACACCGACTAGGTTCACGCAATTTTCTACTGTCTGATCAAGTGCTTTTTTTAGCTTCGTCTGGTCTACATCGTGCTGGTATTGCCCTACACCGATGGATTTAGGATCTATCTTTACCAATTCTGCCAATGGGTCCATCAGGCGGCGGCCGATGGAGACTGCTCCACGTACCGTAACGTCATAATCCGGAAACTCGTCGCGGGCAATCTTCGAAGCTGAATAGATGGAAGCTCCCTGCTCACTGACTATAAACACAGGTATCTGACGGTCGAAGCTCTGGCTGTTGATGAAATCTTCTGTCTCACGGCTTGCCGTTCCGTTACCGATAGAGATGGCTTCGATCCGATAGGCCTCAATCATTTTACGGAGTCTGGAAGCCGCTTCTCTTGTCTTGTTCATCGGAGGATGAGGATAAATATTCTCATTATGCAACAGATTGCCTTGTGCGTCGAGGCAGACAACTTTACACCCTGTACGGAATCCGGGGTCGATAGCGAGTACCCGTTTTTGTCCCAATGGAGAGGCGAGAAGAAGCTGGCGAAGGTTCTCGGTGAATACCCGGATAGCTTCCTCATCAGCTTTTTCTTTGGATTGAGCGGCAAATTCTGTTTCGATGGAAGGTTTGAGCAGACGCTTGTAAGCATCGGTCGTGGCTTCTCTCACCTGTCGGCTACACTCGTTGTTGCCACGTACGAACTGACGTTCCAGGCGTTCGATGCACGCCTCGTCATCGGGATTGATAGACACTTTCATCAGGCCTTCTGACTCTGCCCGGCGGATGGCCAGCAGGCGGTGGGACGTGCAGCGTTTCAGTGCTTCGGAGAAATCGAAATAATCCCGGTATTTCGCCGCTTCTTCCTCTTTCCCTTTCACCACTTTGGCACTAATCTCTGCCTGGCGGCTGAACTGATTGCGTACCGTGTTGCGGGCATGCTCGTCTTCGTTCACCTGCTCTGCAAGGATATCACGGGCACCTTTCAGGGCATCTTCCACATCTTTCACTTCTCCTTTCACAAAGGTCGCAGCCTTGGAGCTAAGGTTGTTTTCCTTTTGCAGCATCAGGAGGAGGGCAAGCGGCTCCAACCCTTTCTGACGGGCTACTTCGGCACGTGTCTTCCGCTTGGGTTTATAAGGAAGATAAATGTCTTCCAGTTCCGTCGGATTCCAAGTGTCGTTGATACGTTTTTCCAGTTCGGCAGTCAGTTTGCCCTGCTCGTTGATGGTGCCGAGAATCGTTTCTTTCCGTTTGGCTATGTCGCACAACTTATCGTGTTGCTCTTTGATTTGTTCTATCTGTACTTCATTCAGTCCGCCGGTGGCTTCTTTACGATAACGGCTGATGAAGGGAATTGTAGCACCTTCACCTAAAAGGTGGAGCGTACTGCTTATTTGTCTTTTCGGTATACCCAGCAAGCCGGAAATCATCTTGTGAAATAATTCCATAATTTGTATTTTTGAGAGTAAATAAGCGACAAAGATAATCATATTACACCAGTATGTCTCCTAAAGAATACCGGAAAAGCCGCTAAAATTCAATATTGTCCTAAATAAATTTTGAGCATGAGCTAACTGACTATACTGTTAAGTATAGCCTCGAGAGTTCAAAATCAATCCCCCCTAATCGTTTTCGATGGTTTCGGGAGGTGGTGTAAATGGTTGATCAAGCCATTTTTGGAGGTCGATTTTGGTAAATGTGTTCAGCCGGAGCGTGACCACAAGGTTAGCCAATGCCCATTTGTATCTTGCGATGTGCTTTAGCCATGTCAGAATCAGCATTGTAGTCATAGCAGTCCATATTTGGGTCTCTACGGCATTGCGGGATGTGCCGATAAAGCTCTTGATGCGTAGCAGTTGCTTGAGGTTGCGAAAGAAGATTTCTATGTTCCACCGAGCCTTGTACAGAGCCGCTATGCTTGATGCTGCCAATGTGAAGTTGTTTGTGAGTAACTCAATTTCAAAACCGTGTTCATCGTTCCATACTGCGATGCGACGTAAACGTTTGGGATATTTGGATTTGGCCGCCGAGAGTTCGAACTCGATTATTTCGTCAATAAGTACATTCTGAGCGTGTTTTTCAGGCAAAGGCAACTCCTCTATGGCTTTGTACCGGATATTGTCTTTATGACGCACTACAAAGAACACGTTGCTGCTGTCCCAATTATTCAGCAATGAGTAGTCACAGTAGCCTCGGTCGGCTACTACAATACTATACGGATGTAACTCAATATCAAAAGCAGCTTTGTTGTCGGTGGTTTTGCCATCGGTGATATTCACGAACTCCGGCAAAAGACTGTCATAGTCCAATAGCGTGTGCATCTTGACCGCCCCCTTGGTGGTAGTGTAATGTGCCCAGTCATATATTGACAGAGTCAATGACACCAATGTGGAGTCGAGCAGTTTTATCGGCATCTTGAAACGGAACTTTCTTCGTTGCCATAGGGCTTGCTGTCCGAAATACTGAAACAACGAGTAGAATATGCCGCGAAAAACCGAACTGTCTCGGTTGGCGTTCTGATATGCTACCGTTGACTTGGATGGTGCACGGTTGATTCCCAAATGATTGAGGTTGCCGGTGGCTGATTTCAGCCCGTTTGAGATATCTCTGACTGAATCACATCCTGAGAATTGGCTGAAAATCATGCTAACAAACTGACTCCATGTATTGTAGCCCTTGCAATGCTTGTCTGACCCCGAAGATTTTATGATTTTCCTGATATTTTCTTTCGGGAGATGTGATATTACCTGTGCGAAAAGTGTTATATTTGCCATAGGAAGTAGATGAGTTGGTAGCTTGCTACTAAGGTAGTCATTTTACCTTAGTTCTACTTCCTTTTTATTTGTTCCCCCCAATTTATTTAGGACAATATTGGCTAAAATTATAAAACACCGGAACGTACACGGCTTAATGTCTCCGGTGTCATTAGAAGATAGGAGGCGATGTACGCCAAAGGTGCACGTTTGATGATTTCCGGATGTGTTTCGAACAGGAGGTTATAGCGCTCGCGGGCGGATTCAAAACGCCAGGAGTCTGCTTTAATCTGTGATACGATTAGAGAGTATTCCAGTATTTTCTGGTAGAACATATTGATCTCCCAGTTTTCTCTTGCCAATTTTTGTATCATATTACGGGGGAATAGGTAGATGATGGATGGCTCCAGGGTTTCCACTATCAGCCGCGTAGGTTCTTGTTTTAAAAAACTTTCGATACACATCACGATGCAACCTTCGTATGAGAAATGTTCGGTTATGTCTTTTCCATTTTTGTAATAATACTGCCTTAACATACCTTTGCCCACAAAAACGAGTTCGTGAGCTACTTCTCCTTCATGCAGTGCTATTGCTCCTTTGGGAAATTCTTTACGAATCAGTATGTTTTCTATCTGTCGCCTTCCTTCTATGCTCATTTCCGGAAAGCGGGAATTAACAACAGCATTTACAGTATCTCTTAATAGTGTATCCATCTCTTTTTGTCTTGGTGTGTTGGAGGGGAGGAAGTAGTGGGTACGGGAATCGAACCCGTATTGCATGCGTGAGAGGCATGTGTCCTAACCGTTAGACGAACCCACCGGAGTTTTAATAGATTTAAAAAGAGCCAAGTCAATCAAACTTAGCTCTTTTATTTTGATATTTTGCGGAAGCTGGGGGATTCGAACCCCCGGTACCCTAACGAGTACGTCAGTTTAGCAAACTGGTGGTTTCAGCCACTCACCCAAACTTCCTTGAACCCGCATTCTCTCTTAAATGCGGTGCAAATATAGGGGGAACTTTTGGACTACGCAAATCTTTTAGCAAGATTTTTTTTACCTTTTTTTGTGAAATGAGATAACCAGCTATGTTTCAAATGTTAAACGGAGGATTTTTTTCGAAAGCTTTTAATTTTGATCGATGAACGGAGGACTTGAAACATCTTGACGCTATCCGTTCATTACAGTGACGGTATATTTGACCTTGGGAAAGGACATAAAAAAGGCTATCTATCCCAGACAGCCAATCTTTTGTTAACCTTAAATCTAATACTATGAAAAACACAGTACAAATGTACGGACTTCTAGCGAATTTGCAAATAAAACAAGAAAAAAGAGGAGTTTTATAACATTGATTAAATATTTGATTCCTCAATTCTATTTTTATTAAGAATTTCACATAACTGGTCTCGGCACTTTTGCCTCCTAAAGAAATGGCATGCATCTTTGTCTGTTTTACTTTTGCATGTCATTTCTGTTCCACTATGGAAAAAACTGGCTTAGGAAATCTACAAGGCGGTCAAAGCTACTTCCTGAATCGGTTATTTCAATGCACTCAATATCATCGGAGAAAGAGACAAGAATTCTTTGAAATAGATCTCATTGGGGGATTTACCTTTAGATTTAGGCAATTTCCTCCCGATAAGTAGGAGTTTTCAGGTTCATAAGGAAAATTCATTCTCTACTTTTGTTTTATCGAAAGATAAATGATAGATAATAATTAGAGAACCGTTAAAAATAAAGGAATATGAAAACGAACACATTTAAATACTTCGGTTTGGCTTTGATGGCTATATTAATGGTCAGTTTTACCTCTTGCGAAGTGGAAATAGACAGTTTCTATGATGATGATCATAATGGTGCAGGGTACTATAACCGTTCGGCAAATTTATGTAGCCGTATCTGGGTTAGTTTCTATCGGGACATGAACGGTAATTATTGTCGTCAGGAATTGGACTTCTTTTTAGATCGTACCGGAATTGACTATATACGGGTGGAATATCCTAACGGAGCAGTAGAGCAACATGAATATAATTTCCGTTGGAGCTGGGAAAATTATGCACAGACTTCCATTCGTATGTCATACGGACCGAATGATGTTTCATTTTTGGATGATGTGTACATCGGTGGGAACAGGTTAAGCGGTTATCTGGACGGACGAAATAACTTTGTAGAGTTTCAGGGGAAATGATGAAGATGAAAAGGAAAGAAACAGAGGGAAAAGATCGTTTGAAGGATAACAATATACAGGTGAAAAGAGGAGGATGAGGAAGTTAAGATAGAAATAGGATAGTTATTAGGAACAAAAGAATAGGTAACGAAGTAAAAGTGTAATCGATAAGATTTCAGGATATACGAATTAGAGGATCAATAGGGCGTGAAATGAAAGCTTAAAAGTTTTGAACCGGACTAAATAGTTTTTATCTTTGCGCCCTATTAGTTTGTTATATGCATGGAGTGGTTATATAGTCTATTTGTCGAACATTCTGCCTTACAGGCTGTTGTGGTACTCTCTCTGATTTCTGCTATTGGTCTGGGCTTGGGAAGGGTGCATTTCTGGGGCATTTCTCTGGGAGTCACTTTTGTCTTTTTTGCAGGTATTCTGGCCGGACATTTCGGGTTATCGGTTGATTCGCAGATGCTGAATTACGCAGAAAGTTTCGGATTGGTTATCTTCGTTTATTCTCTCGGTTTGCAAGTGGGGCCCGGTTTTTTCAGCTCTTTCTGTAAAGGAGGAGTGACGTTGAATATGTTGGCGCTGGGAGTCGTCCTGTTAGGGACATTGTTGACAGTGATAGCCAGTTATGTTACAGGCATACCGCTTCCCGACATGGTCGGTATACTTTGTGGAGCAACGACAAATACTCCGGCATTGGGAGCTGCACAACAAACATTGAAACAGATGGGAATGGATAGCAGTAGTCCTGCTTTGGGATGTGCTGTAACTTACCCGATGGGGGTAGTCGGTGTGATTCTGGCTATTCTGTTAATCCGTAAAATATTGGTTCGCAAGGAAGATTTGGAAATAAAAGAGAAAGACGATGCGAACAAAACCTATATTGCTGCGTTTCAAGTACACAATCCTGCTATTTTCAATAAAAGCATCAAGGATATCGCTCACATGAGTTATCCGAAGTTTGTGATATCCCGTTTATGGCGTGACGGACATGTCAGTATTCCGACTTCGGACAAAATATTGAAAGAAGGCGACCGTTTGCTGGTGATAACAGCAGAGAAGGATGCTTTGGCACTGACCGTACTTTTTGGTGAACAAGAGAATACAGATTGGAATAAAGAGGACATTGACTGGAATGCGATTGACAGTGAACTGATCTCACAGCGTATCGTCGTTACCCGTCCCGAACTGAACGGGAAGAGGCTTGGTTCACTCCGGTTGAGAAACCATTACGGCATTAACATCAGTCGTGTTTATCGTTCGGGGGTACAACTGCTTGCTACTCCAGGATTAATACTTCAGTTGGGCGACCGTTTGACGGTAGTGGGAGAGGCCGCTGCCATTCAAAATGT
This genomic window from Bacteroides sp. AN502(2024) contains:
- a CDS encoding IS4 family transposase, whose product is MANITLFAQVISHLPKENIRKIIKSSGSDKHCKGYNTWSQFVSMIFSQFSGCDSVRDISNGLKSATGNLNHLGINRAPSKSTVAYQNANRDSSVFRGIFYSLFQYFGQQALWQRRKFRFKMPIKLLDSTLVSLTLSIYDWAHYTTTKGAVKMHTLLDYDSLLPEFVNITDGKTTDNKAAFDIELHPYSIVVADRGYCDYSLLNNWDSSNVFFVVRHKDNIRYKAIEELPLPEKHAQNVLIDEIIEFELSAAKSKYPKRLRRIAVWNDEHGFEIELLTNNFTLAASSIAALYKARWNIEIFFRNLKQLLRIKSFIGTSRNAVETQIWTAMTTMLILTWLKHIARYKWALANLVVTLRLNTFTKIDLQKWLDQPFTPPPETIEND
- a CDS encoding putative transporter, translated to MEWLYSLFVEHSALQAVVVLSLISAIGLGLGRVHFWGISLGVTFVFFAGILAGHFGLSVDSQMLNYAESFGLVIFVYSLGLQVGPGFFSSFCKGGVTLNMLALGVVLLGTLLTVIASYVTGIPLPDMVGILCGATTNTPALGAAQQTLKQMGMDSSSPALGCAVTYPMGVVGVILAILLIRKILVRKEDLEIKEKDDANKTYIAAFQVHNPAIFNKSIKDIAHMSYPKFVISRLWRDGHVSIPTSDKILKEGDRLLVITAEKDALALTVLFGEQENTDWNKEDIDWNAIDSELISQRIVVTRPELNGKRLGSLRLRNHYGINISRVYRSGVQLLATPGLILQLGDRLTVVGEAAAIQNVEKVLGNAVKSLKEPNLVVIFIGIVLGLALGAIPFSFPGVSTPVKLGLAGGPIIVGILLGTFGPRIHMITYTTRSANLMLRALGLSMYLACLGLDAGAQFFDTVFRPEGLLWIALGAGLTIIPTVLVGFVAFKMMKIDFGSVSGMLCGSMANPMALSYVNDTIPGDNPSVAYATVYPLCMFLRVIIAQVLLMFLLN
- a CDS encoding Crp/Fnr family transcriptional regulator is translated as MDTLLRDTVNAVVNSRFPEMSIEGRRQIENILIRKEFPKGAIALHEGEVAHELVFVGKGMLRQYYYKNGKDITEHFSYEGCIVMCIESFLKQEPTRLIVETLEPSIIYLFPRNMIQKLARENWEINMFYQKILEYSLIVSQIKADSWRFESARERYNLLFETHPEIIKRAPLAYIASYLLMTPETLSRVRSGVL
- a CDS encoding Tex family protein; translated protein: MELFHKMISGLLGIPKRQISSTLHLLGEGATIPFISRYRKEATGGLNEVQIEQIKEQHDKLCDIAKRKETILGTINEQGKLTAELEKRINDTWNPTELEDIYLPYKPKRKTRAEVARQKGLEPLALLLMLQKENNLSSKAATFVKGEVKDVEDALKGARDILAEQVNEDEHARNTVRNQFSRQAEISAKVVKGKEEEAAKYRDYFDFSEALKRCTSHRLLAIRRAESEGLMKVSINPDDEACIERLERQFVRGNNECSRQVREATTDAYKRLLKPSIETEFAAQSKEKADEEAIRVFTENLRQLLLASPLGQKRVLAIDPGFRTGCKVVCLDAQGNLLHNENIYPHPPMNKTREAASRLRKMIEAYRIEAISIGNGTASRETEDFINSQSFDRQIPVFIVSEQGASIYSASKIARDEFPDYDVTVRGAVSIGRRLMDPLAELVKIDPKSIGVGQYQHDVDQTKLKKALDQTVENCVNLVGVNLNTASSHLLTYISGLGPQLAQNIVNYRAENGAFGSRKELMKVPRMGAKAFEQCAGFLRIPGARNPLDNTAVHPESYHIVEQMAKDLKCTIDELIADKELRRKINISDYTTPTVGLPTLQDILQELDKPGRDPRKAIKVFEFDKNVRTIADLREGMILPGIVGNITNFGAFVDIGIKENGLVHLSQLAERFISDPTEVVSIHQHVMVKVMNVDNDRKRIQLSTIGVPQD
- a CDS encoding CPBP family intramembrane glutamic endopeptidase; this translates as MEADNMGGRKGPSRLPVWACIPLFIVVLSIFIGLYGTLVSGCLSLVLGAEARHSGVVGYIFVEVGMLLAVLTAAVILLRLERRPFSDLGLSLKGHASGVWYGLLMAIFLYLLGFGISVVGGGIEVIGFQFNPLDLWESWVFFLLVALFEEILMRGYILGHLLHTHMNKFLAIFASSALFAFMHIFNPEIAFLPMLNLLLAGMLLGTSYLYTRNLCFPISLHLFWNWIQGPILGYQVSGNNFTTSMLTLRIPEKNILNGGAFGFEGSLICTVLMIVFTILMVWWGEKREAISLAVLRSC